A single genomic interval of Cucumis sativus cultivar 9930 chromosome 7, Cucumber_9930_V3, whole genome shotgun sequence harbors:
- the LOC101207182 gene encoding pentatricopeptide repeat-containing protein At1g62260, mitochondrial — MSNLVMVCRRIWSTKTFHAAALTVFNAQLQFHRRPVLFNIVFQFKQTCFSSSKANSFQVPEFYSLNKKISYLIRTGRINEARELFDSTEHWNTITWNRMITAYVKRREMLKARQLFEEMPNRDIVSWNLMLSGYISCGGKFVERARNMFDQMPETDCVSWNTMLSGYAKSGMMDKAEELFNEMPERNVVSWNAMVSGYLMNGHVEKAIEFFKLMPKRDSASLRALISGLIQNDKLVEAERILLQYGGNVGKGDLVDAYNTLIAGYGQKGMAYEARKLFDRIPLCCDCGYSRRNVISWNSMIMCYVRAGDIVSARELFDKMVERDTFSWNTMISGYVQILDMKEASNLFSRMPEPDTLSWNMMISGFSEIGSLKLAHDLFKRIPEKSLVSWNSMISGYEKNEDYKGAMNIFLQMQLEGKKPDRHTLSSILSACAGLVDLVLGTQIHQLVTKAFIADLPINNSLVTMYSRCGAIVEARMVFDEMNLQRDVISWNAMIGGYAYHGFATEALQLFDLMKQCNVQPSYITFISVLNACAHAGLIEEGRREFNSMVNTHGIKPQVEHYAALVDIIGRHGQLEEAMSLINSMPCEPDKAVWGALLGACKVHNNVEMARAAAEALMKLQPESSAPYVLLHNMYADVGRWDDAAEMRTMMEKNNVQKDAGYSRVDSYC; from the coding sequence ATGTCCAATTTGGTGATGGTTTGCCGGAGAATTTGGTCTACGAAGACCTTTCACGCAGCTGCTTTAACAGTCTTCAATGCTCAGCTGCAGTTTCATCGTCGTCCAGTTCTATTCAACATTGTTTTTCAGTTCAAACAGACTTGTTTCTCTTCTTCGAAAGCCAACAGTTTTCAGGTTCCGGAATTCTATTCTCTGAACaagaaaatatcttatttGATTCGAACAGGCCGAATAAATGAAGCAAGGGAATTGTTTGATAGCACTGAGCATTGGAATACGATCACATGGAATAGGATGATCACTGCGTAtgtgaaaagaagagagatgTTGAAAGCACGCCAGTTGTTCGAGGAAATGCCAAACAGAGACATTGTATCGTGGAATTTAATGTTATCAGGTTATATATCTTGTGGTGGAAAGTTCGTTGAGAGGGCACGGAATATGTTCGATCAAATGCCAGAAACTGATTGTGTTTCATGGAACACAATGTTGAGTGGGTATGCTAAGAGTGGGATGATGGATAAAGCAGAAGAGCTTTTTAATGAAATGCCTGAGCGTAATGTTGTCTCATGGAATGCCATGGTTTCTGGTTATTTAATGAATGGTCATGTGGAAAAAGCTATCGAGTTCTTTAAGTTGATGCCGAAACGAGACTCTGCTTCTCTTAGGGCATTGATTTCTGGTCTGATTCAGAATGACAAGTTGGTTGAAGCTGAAAGGATTCTGCTTCAATATGGTGGGAATGTTGGTAAAGGAGATCTTGTTGATGCTTATAATACTTTGATTGCTGGATATGGCCAGAAAGGAATGGCCTATGAAGCCCGGAAACTGTTTGATCGCATCCCTTTGTGTTGTGACTGTGGCTACTCTAGGAGGAATGTGATTTCATGGAACTCTATGATAATGTGCTATGTGAGAGCTGGTGACATAGTCTCTGCTCGAGAACTATTCGATAAAATGGTTGAGCGAGATACTTTTTCATGGAACACTATGATCAGTGGCTATGTCCAGATCTTGGATATGAAAGAGGCCTCAAATCTTTTCAGTAGAATGCCAGAGCCCGATACCCTTTCTTGGAATATGATGATATCTGGGTTTTCTGAGATAGGTAGTTTGAAACTGGCTCATGACTTGTTTAAAAGGATACCAGAGAAAAGCCTTGTCTCATGGAATTCCATGATATCTGGctatgagaaaaatgaagactATAAAGGAGCAATGAACATCTTTTTGCAGATGCAACTTGAAGGTAAAAAACCAGATAGGCACACTTTATCATCAATTCTAAGTGCTTGTGCTGGGTTGGTAGATCTGGTTTTAGGAACTCAGATTCATCAACTAGTTACAAAAGCTTTTATTGCAGATTTACCCATAAACAACTCTCTTGTTACAATGTACTCAAGATGTGGAGCAATCGTTGAGGCAAGGATGGTTTTTGATGAAATGAATCTTCAGAGAGATGTCATTTCTTGGAATGCGATGATTGGCGGGTATGCCTATCATGGCTTTGCAACAGAGGCTCTTCaactatttgatttgatgaaaCAATGTAATGTGCAGCCTTCTTATATCACATTCATTTCTGTTCTGAATGCTTGTGCTCATGCTGGATTGATTGAGGAAGGCAGGAGAGAATTCAACTCCATGGTTAACACGCATGGGATCAAGCCACAAGTCGAACACTATGCAGCCCTTGTCGACATCATCGGTCGACATGGACAACTTGAAGAAGCAATGAGTTTGATTAATAGTATGCCATGTGAACCGGATAAAGCAGTGTGGGGTGCATTACTGGGTGCTTGTAAGGTGCATAACAATGTTGAGATGGCTCGAGCAGCGGCTGAAGCGTTAATGAAGCTCCAACCTGAAAGCTCAGCTCCATATGTGCTGCTACATAATATGTATGCCGATGTGGGACGCTGGGATGATGCTGCTGAAATGAGAACAATGATGGAGAAGAACAATGTTCAAAAGGATGCTGGATATAGTCGGGTGGATTCTTATTGCTAA